The Pricia mediterranea genome includes a window with the following:
- a CDS encoding thioredoxin family protein — protein MKKATFYHAGCPVCVNAEQELLNLIDTSKVQVEIVHLGERTEKISNAENEGVKSVPALVLDNGNVLHINHGATLKEVKG, from the coding sequence ATGAAAAAAGCAACTTTTTATCACGCAGGCTGCCCGGTCTGCGTAAATGCGGAACAGGAACTATTGAATTTAATAGACACCTCTAAAGTCCAGGTAGAGATAGTTCATTTAGGGGAACGGACTGAAAAAATTTCCAACGCGGAAAACGAAGGGGTAAAATCCGTACCCGCCCTAGTGCTTGACAACGGCAACGTATTACACATCAATCATGGGGCCACCCTGAAAGAGGTAAAAGGATAA
- a CDS encoding nickel-binding protein, whose protein sequence is MPIYMDSHIVPGVEAKHAAEAHKKDLGIQNEFGCRNMTYWIDEDRGRVFCLIDAPNEEAVREMHNHAHGLVPHEIIPVNGKVVEAFLGRNADPEPYFDTKPPGLKIFNDPAFRVILVIRTKDVGLLHYHLGDERAKQLFSLYYDTVREQVQKYEGSEVEVTGAAFVVSFASVSMGVECAIAIQKALHVAAELIELRMGLHAGLPVDQSEVLFGQTLQLASFLCLIGGENPIVMSSIVSELNQPELRKNRNFRTEIKRLNATEEKLLKRIVDILDSNWQNPEFDITDFCHKLSISKSQLYRKCKGSTGKSPNALLREYRLLKSLVLLRKEGRNVSQTTFDSGFNSPSYFIKCFQQRFGLLPLSYSKLIT, encoded by the coding sequence ATGCCAATCTATATGGATTCACATATCGTTCCGGGGGTGGAGGCCAAGCATGCTGCGGAAGCGCATAAAAAAGATCTCGGTATTCAAAATGAATTTGGTTGTAGAAATATGACGTACTGGATCGATGAGGACCGGGGAAGGGTCTTCTGCTTAATCGATGCCCCGAACGAGGAAGCGGTCAGGGAAATGCACAATCATGCCCATGGACTGGTGCCCCATGAGATTATTCCGGTAAATGGTAAGGTAGTAGAGGCATTTTTGGGAAGAAATGCAGATCCCGAACCTTATTTTGACACTAAACCTCCAGGTCTTAAAATTTTCAACGACCCCGCTTTCCGGGTTATTCTGGTAATCAGGACAAAAGATGTCGGACTGTTGCACTACCATTTGGGCGATGAACGTGCCAAGCAACTTTTTTCGCTGTATTACGATACAGTTAGGGAACAGGTTCAAAAGTACGAGGGTAGTGAGGTTGAAGTTACAGGAGCAGCATTCGTAGTGTCCTTTGCCTCAGTTTCCATGGGAGTCGAATGTGCCATTGCCATTCAGAAAGCCTTGCACGTGGCCGCGGAGCTTATCGAGTTGCGAATGGGCCTGCATGCCGGTTTGCCAGTAGATCAAAGCGAGGTGCTATTTGGACAAACCTTACAACTGGCGAGTTTTCTTTGCCTTATTGGCGGAGAAAATCCTATTGTAATGTCTTCCATTGTAAGCGAATTGAACCAACCTGAGCTTCGAAAGAACAGAAATTTTCGTACGGAAATCAAAAGGCTCAATGCCACCGAGGAGAAATTACTGAAACGAATTGTCGATATTCTGGATAGTAATTGGCAGAATCCAGAATTTGACATCACCGACTTCTGTCACAAATTGTCAATAAGCAAATCACAATTATACCGAAAATGCAAAGGTAGTACAGGCAAATCGCCCAACGCTCTATTAAGGGAATATCGATTGCTAAAATCCCTAGTGCTTCTAAGAAAAGAGGGTCGAAATGTATCTCAAACCACATTTGATTCGGGCTTCAATAGTCCGTCTTATTTTATAAAGTGCTTTCAGCAGCGGTTCGGCCTTCTTCCGTTGAGTTATTCTAAATTGATAACGTAA
- a CDS encoding 3-keto-disaccharide hydrolase — protein MRTRRYPAPKLKIVNRYRYLISLVMLLPLVLLSWKHSPPAPGTQEQWESIFNGEDLSGWQIKVTGHELDQNYKNTFQAKDGKLIVSYDEYDTFDDKFGHIFYHEKLSRYKLRLEYRFIGDQVPGAPDWAYRNSGVKFHSRAPEEIPKDQKLLVAVEAQLLGGNGKDERPTANVCTAGTHIEMDGKLITEHCTPSSSKTYHGNQWVALELEVLGNEKVIHRVNGEVVFEYEKPQLDDSDPFSKQLLDKGVPRMLSDGYIALQAESHPVEFRNIELMRLP, from the coding sequence ATGAGAACACGACGCTATCCTGCACCTAAACTCAAGATTGTCAACCGATATAGGTATCTAATATCACTGGTGATGCTTCTTCCGTTAGTTTTACTTTCGTGGAAGCATTCCCCTCCCGCGCCGGGCACCCAAGAACAATGGGAATCCATATTCAATGGTGAGGACCTGAGCGGTTGGCAGATCAAGGTTACCGGACATGAGCTCGACCAGAACTACAAAAATACCTTTCAGGCGAAAGATGGCAAACTGATCGTCTCCTATGACGAATACGACACTTTCGATGATAAATTCGGACATATCTTTTACCATGAAAAACTGTCCCGTTACAAGTTGAGACTGGAATATCGTTTTATTGGCGATCAGGTTCCCGGCGCGCCCGATTGGGCCTACCGCAACAGCGGGGTCAAGTTCCATTCCCGGGCCCCGGAAGAGATTCCCAAAGACCAAAAATTGCTGGTCGCGGTCGAGGCACAATTGCTCGGGGGCAACGGTAAAGACGAGCGACCGACCGCCAACGTCTGTACTGCGGGCACCCATATCGAAATGGACGGAAAACTGATTACCGAACATTGTACCCCATCCTCTTCAAAAACCTATCACGGCAATCAATGGGTAGCCCTCGAACTTGAAGTACTGGGCAACGAGAAGGTCATTCATCGCGTCAATGGCGAGGTGGTCTTCGAATACGAAAAGCCGCAGCTGGACGATTCCGATCCTTTCTCCAAACAATTGTTGGACAAAGGCGTTCCAAGAATGCTCAGTGATGGCTACATCGCGCTGCAGGCCGAAAGCCATCCCGTGGAATTCCGGAATATCGAACTGATGCGGCTTCCTTGA
- a CDS encoding MarR family winged helix-turn-helix transcriptional regulator yields MMHAFNPEYQNQQIEGKIVVALERISQAFRVLLWQEGKENALTPIQLQILLFIKFHESEKCKVNYLAKEFNLTKATISETVRLLSKKKLIYKETDPTDTRSYSIYLTEKGGEISTKSSSFAGALEKPIHTFSETQKEILYQSLLELIEKLNRAGIITVQRMCFSCRFYQPGKESDYCKLLKKELYKPDLRVDCPEHEIAV; encoded by the coding sequence ATGATGCACGCTTTCAATCCAGAATATCAGAATCAACAAATCGAGGGCAAAATCGTAGTCGCCCTCGAACGTATTTCCCAAGCGTTCCGTGTGCTGCTTTGGCAAGAGGGCAAGGAAAACGCCCTTACGCCTATCCAATTGCAGATCCTGCTCTTTATAAAATTCCATGAATCCGAAAAATGCAAGGTCAATTATTTGGCTAAGGAATTCAATCTTACCAAGGCTACCATTAGCGAAACCGTTCGGCTGTTGTCAAAAAAAAAATTGATCTATAAGGAAACCGACCCGACCGATACCCGAAGTTATTCCATTTACCTAACCGAAAAAGGCGGTGAAATCTCCACCAAATCCAGTTCGTTTGCCGGAGCATTGGAAAAACCCATCCATACGTTCTCCGAAACCCAAAAAGAAATCCTCTATCAAAGTTTGTTGGAACTTATCGAAAAGTTGAACAGGGCAGGCATCATTACCGTACAGCGGATGTGCTTTTCATGCCGGTTCTATCAGCCCGGCAAGGAAAGTGATTACTGCAAGTTACTTAAAAAGGAACTGTATAAACCCGATTTGCGGGTCGATTGTCCCGAGCATGAGATAGCCGTTTAA
- the yihA gene encoding ribosome biogenesis GTP-binding protein YihA/YsxC, which produces MIIKTANFVISNTDVDKCPKEPLPEYAFIGRSNVGKSSLINMLTERNKLAKTSGRPGKTQLINHFKINDNWFLVDLPGYGYAKVSKKSKKTFQKYITEYFEKRKQLVCAFVLVDIRHEPQKIDMEFMEWLGENAIPFCIIFTKADKLRPKAVERQVEAYISQLLAGVWEEAPQYFITSSAKNLGREEILDYIEGVNEAFFAYNK; this is translated from the coding sequence ATGATCATTAAAACCGCCAACTTTGTCATCAGCAACACCGATGTGGACAAATGTCCGAAAGAACCGCTACCGGAATATGCTTTTATCGGCCGGTCGAATGTGGGCAAGTCTTCCCTGATCAATATGCTTACCGAGCGGAACAAGCTGGCCAAGACTTCCGGCCGGCCCGGAAAGACCCAATTGATCAACCACTTCAAGATAAACGACAATTGGTTTTTGGTCGATCTCCCGGGATACGGCTATGCCAAGGTGTCGAAGAAAAGCAAAAAGACGTTTCAAAAATATATTACGGAATACTTTGAGAAACGCAAGCAACTGGTGTGCGCGTTCGTTCTGGTCGACATCCGCCATGAACCCCAGAAAATCGATATGGAATTCATGGAATGGCTGGGTGAAAACGCCATCCCATTTTGCATCATTTTTACCAAGGCCGATAAATTACGGCCCAAGGCGGTGGAACGCCAAGTAGAAGCATATATCTCACAGCTATTGGCAGGAGTCTGGGAAGAAGCTCCCCAATATTTCATCACCTCATCCGCGAAAAATCTTGGACGCGAGGAGATTTTGGACTATATCGAGGGGGTCAACGAAGCATTTTTTGCATATAATAAATGA
- a CDS encoding FtsL-like putative cell division protein — translation MKTGILNILKGTFLISGDAPKNWMFIIFTSFLATVMIGSSHSADKKVHQIAALNEEVKELRSEFVDVRSDMQQLKLESTVMQIVEENGLYPSEVPPKKIKVKSQTNGDSQIYLKPQIKK, via the coding sequence GTGAAAACCGGCATACTGAACATACTAAAAGGAACATTTTTGATCAGTGGCGACGCACCGAAAAACTGGATGTTCATCATTTTCACCTCTTTTTTGGCGACCGTGATGATCGGCAGCTCGCACAGTGCGGACAAAAAAGTGCACCAGATCGCCGCCTTGAACGAAGAGGTAAAGGAACTCCGCAGCGAATTTGTAGATGTACGCAGTGATATGCAGCAGTTGAAGTTGGAATCGACCGTAATGCAAATTGTAGAGGAAAACGGATTGTATCCCTCTGAGGTGCCCCCTAAAAAGATAAAAGTCAAATCCCAAACCAATGGAGATTCCCAAATCTACCTAAAACCCCAAATCAAGAAATAA
- a CDS encoding alpha/beta fold hydrolase, whose protein sequence is MEKKIIEEGKYRYIEKGEGTPIIILHGLMGGLSNFHGVTDFFPKKGYKILLPELPIYSMPMLKTNVKQFAKFVEGFIEAKGLKDVILLGNSLGGHIGLLHTKLYPEKVKALVITGSSGLYESAMGDGYPRRGDYDFIQKKAENVFYDPAVATKEIVDEVFATVNDRNKILKTLAIAKSAIRHNMADDLPSMHTPTCIIWGKNDNVTPPDVADLFHELLPDSELFWIDKCGHAPMMEHPQEFNTILNTWLEKRGF, encoded by the coding sequence ATGGAAAAAAAAATCATCGAGGAAGGGAAATACCGATACATCGAAAAAGGGGAAGGAACTCCTATTATCATCCTGCACGGTCTCATGGGAGGGCTTAGCAATTTTCACGGGGTCACGGATTTTTTTCCTAAAAAGGGGTACAAGATTTTGCTGCCGGAATTGCCGATCTACTCCATGCCCATGCTAAAAACGAATGTAAAACAGTTCGCCAAGTTCGTAGAAGGTTTTATAGAGGCCAAAGGCCTAAAGGATGTCATTCTGCTGGGCAATTCGCTAGGCGGTCATATCGGATTGCTGCACACCAAGTTGTACCCCGAAAAGGTGAAGGCATTGGTCATCACGGGAAGCTCCGGTTTGTACGAGAGCGCCATGGGCGACGGATACCCAAGGCGCGGTGATTACGACTTTATACAGAAAAAGGCGGAAAACGTTTTTTATGACCCCGCCGTCGCCACTAAGGAAATTGTCGATGAGGTATTCGCCACGGTCAACGATCGAAACAAAATTCTGAAGACCTTGGCCATCGCCAAAAGTGCCATTCGACATAACATGGCCGACGACCTTCCGTCGATGCACACCCCTACCTGTATTATCTGGGGCAAAAACGACAACGTGACGCCCCCCGATGTAGCTGATCTTTTTCATGAACTGCTGCCCGATTCCGAGCTTTTCTGGATCGATAAATGCGGACATGCCCCCATGATGGAGCATCCGCAGGAATTCAACACGATTTTGAACACTTGGCTCGAGAAGCGAGGGTTTTAG
- the mraZ gene encoding division/cell wall cluster transcriptional repressor MraZ, with translation MINFIGTYDCKADAKGRVMLPVALKNQMSPILNKGFVIKRSVFQPCLELYPMEEWNKLMEKMKRKNRFKRKNANFIRSFSAGVKTVEIDANGRLLIPKNLVEIANIKKEVVLTSAINIVEIWDKDSYEKVLEDTAEDFAALAEEVMGDDGDDGDVS, from the coding sequence GTGATAAATTTTATCGGAACATATGATTGTAAGGCCGATGCCAAAGGTAGGGTAATGCTGCCAGTCGCCCTAAAAAATCAGATGTCCCCGATTCTGAACAAAGGTTTTGTAATCAAAAGATCGGTGTTCCAGCCGTGTTTGGAGCTGTACCCGATGGAGGAGTGGAACAAGTTGATGGAGAAGATGAAAAGGAAAAACCGGTTCAAGCGCAAGAACGCGAACTTCATCCGAAGCTTTTCGGCGGGGGTGAAGACGGTCGAGATCGACGCGAACGGGAGGCTGCTGATACCGAAGAACCTGGTAGAGATTGCCAATATCAAAAAAGAGGTGGTCTTGACTTCGGCGATCAACATTGTGGAAATTTGGGATAAGGATAGCTATGAAAAAGTGCTAGAGGATACGGCAGAGGATTTTGCCGCCCTGGCGGAAGAGGTAATGGGAGACGATGGAGACGATGGCGATGTATCATAA
- the rsmH gene encoding 16S rRNA (cytosine(1402)-N(4))-methyltransferase RsmH: METMAMYHNPVLLEESIDGLNIRKDGVYVDVTFGGGGHSREILKRLGDEGRLFAFDQDEDALENTLDDERFTLINENFRFVRQFLKFYGIRKADGVLADFGVSSHQFDTAERGFSTRFESALDMRMSKRSTLSAYEVVNTYDFDALRTMFFQYGDLRNANAIAKIILSKREQGPIETTESLKEVLRPLLPQGREHKILAQVYQAIRIEVNQEIAVIKEFLLQMPELLEKGGRLSLISYHSLEDRLVKRYIRAGRFEGEAEKDFYGNIDVPFKKVGKLITPSREEIARNNRARSAKLRIAERI, encoded by the coding sequence ATGGAGACGATGGCGATGTATCATAACCCGGTCTTATTGGAGGAGTCCATAGACGGACTGAACATTAGAAAGGATGGCGTCTATGTGGATGTCACTTTTGGAGGTGGCGGACATTCCCGGGAGATATTGAAAAGACTGGGCGATGAAGGTCGGTTGTTCGCCTTCGATCAAGATGAGGACGCCCTCGAAAACACGCTGGACGATGAACGTTTCACCTTGATCAACGAGAATTTCAGGTTCGTCAGGCAGTTTTTGAAGTTCTATGGCATACGGAAGGCAGACGGTGTTTTGGCCGATTTCGGGGTCTCGTCGCATCAGTTCGATACCGCTGAACGCGGCTTTTCGACCCGTTTCGAGTCCGCCCTCGATATGCGGATGAGCAAACGTAGTACGTTATCGGCCTATGAGGTGGTCAATACCTACGATTTTGACGCCTTGCGAACCATGTTTTTTCAGTACGGGGATTTGCGTAACGCGAATGCAATCGCCAAAATAATACTGAGTAAAAGGGAGCAGGGCCCAATAGAGACAACCGAAAGTCTAAAAGAGGTGTTGCGCCCACTTTTGCCCCAGGGAAGAGAGCATAAAATATTGGCACAGGTGTATCAGGCCATCCGTATCGAGGTGAACCAAGAGATTGCGGTCATTAAGGAATTCCTTTTGCAGATGCCGGAGCTGTTGGAGAAAGGGGGAAGGCTGAGCCTCATCAGCTACCACTCCCTTGAAGATCGGTTGGTCAAACGCTATATCCGGGCCGGCCGGTTCGAGGGGGAGGCGGAAAAGGATTTTTACGGAAACATCGACGTCCCCTTTAAAAAAGTGGGAAAGCTCATTACCCCGTCGAGAGAAGAGATAGCCCGAAACAACAGGGCCCGAAGTGCGAAATTGAGAATTGCGGAACGGATTTGA